A stretch of DNA from Anopheles ziemanni chromosome 3, idAnoZiCoDA_A2_x.2, whole genome shotgun sequence:
AGGTAACTGCTTTGTTGTACCATCGTTAcagatttcacttttcaactGATTTGTGTACAATTTGCAGACCGTAAGTTACCCCCCGAAGAGCACGTTGGTCCGTCTAGGAAAACCTATCTTATCAGGGATAAATCCGTTGCCATCCGCAAATAAAACACGCGATTTATGTGCACGCTTGTCTCGGAATGTTGGATTATGAAATGGGCGTATGGAGATATCGCTTAATCTAGTAGGTTTGATATTCATAGATAGCTGGCGTTCGGcttgaccaaaaaaaaaaaatgtcatccAAATTAGAAGTAACTTTAGACGATAAATCTCCAGTTTGTTACCAGGCGTGTCCGTTTCGAATTAGTTCGCAAGTGACGGTCGTAGACGATTCAGAAGAATTTGTCCGTCCAGAAAATCCCCTGAACCAGCTTGCTTCGGAGCCCGATGGCTCTGCGGCACATCAAGTCTCTAATATCGAGTGGTATCGTTCGCGATCGCACGCGTTTGGAACGACGCGCTTCACCTGTATAGAAAGTTTGTTGAAAGCAGCCGAGCTACAGCCATCGGAAATTATCAAACTAGACTTCAATGTGTGATAAACAGTTGCTACTCATTTTAGTTTGAATTAAGATCTCATTGTCATTATGTTCTTTTTCAGGGGTGTGGCTACACAAATTTGCACGTGCAAATAGCACTCGATACATTGCTGAACCGAATTCGCCCGCAATGTTTGACGGAATTGCGTCTGTGCCGGAATCGGTTATTCAATCGTTCGTTGGCGCAGGTTCTTGGAAATGTCCTGCAAGAGTTTCAAACCATAGTCCACCTTTCGGTTTCTTTCAACACGCTGGACGACgactgtgtcggtatcctagGTGACGCGTTGTCCAACTCTGGAGTGCGCAGCTTCGAAGCGAGCCATTGCCAGATAACCGATAAAGGAGGATCTCTTTTCTTAACCGCCATGGCTTACAGTGATTGTATCGAAAATATTCAGCTCAGCTGGAATCATATTGGGATGGCCAGTGGTGTCGCTTTGGGCAAATTTCTATCCGTGCAACGTTCGCTGGTAGAGTTAAACTTATCCGGTAATCACTTATACCCCGAATCGCAATCGATCGTTCCATTGCTGCAAGGTTTAATCGGTAATGAGGTGTTAGAGAGTCTCGATCTTTCCTGGAATGGGATCCGGGGGGAAGACTTTGGACGAGTACTGGCGAAAGCGGTTCCTCAGTCGAAATTGAAACGTCTCAATCTGGAGCATAACCTGCTCGCCACCGACGAGATGATGTTCGTCGTAAGAATGCTTAAGAAAAGCGAAACTCTAGTGGAACTTCGTTTGGGAGGTAACTTTTTCGAAGAAGAGCCTTCACAAGAAATCGTAAGGACCGCCGGGCGTCACGCGTCCCTCGTGCTATTGTCCTTTGGTCGATTCCATTTCGTCTCACAGCGTACCGCCAAGTTGTGTGAGTTTTTCAAGCGAAAAACGTCATCCAAACAGTTCGTTTACCAGGGCGTTCTGTTGGCCAATCCGCCTCGGCCGGTGGATGTGCAAGATATGCTGCTGGAACGCTGCCGGTTTCTGGCGATGAAACCGAAGAAGGCGAATTTAAAGCGCGACATTGGTCACCTTATGCTGCAGTTTCGGGAGCAAGAAAATGCGATCCTCACACGGGACGAGTTTTTGCTTGCGGTGAAACAGTTCCGTGTCAAACTTGATCGTGCTTTGATCGAGGCGTTGATGGACGCATTCGCAGTTCAGAAGGGATCTGTGGACACCAGAACAATGGCAGGCAAATATCTGATCCGTCATCCCACCGACCCACCGGTAAAGGCACCAAAGCCCACGAAGGGAAactcgaagaagaagaaatgaagcaaagaatgaaagaaaTATCACTCGTctaatgttttcagttttaaaatatatttattgctctttttttactttcttctcTTAGTTCTTCTCTGCTCAACTTTTTTaaatctgctgctgctgctgctacattTGTTTATGAATCATGCAGTCGAATGAATGATGTAATGCGAACGGTGAAGGTGATGATTAGATGAAAACGATGTGAATTGTGATAACGGATTCTTCCCACCGGAAAGTGGGAAGAATATGAGTCGtcttaagtttaagtactatGTACTACACGTTGTATGACATGAATCGGCGTAACGTCTGGAGAACATTTTGCCCCCACTCTTGTACGCATTATCTGTCCTCTAAGTGGAATGTTCCTCTACTTTTTCAACCCCTTCTGCTTTTTTTACTGCTTTGCTTCTCCTCCTGTGTCTCCTGTGCAGGATTGTCACATGCGACTGTTTGTGTCCTTTCCGCAAGATCCCTTATAGTCTCGTTTAAGATGCTCTACCTAGCCGTTCTACTGCGTTCGAATCCGCAATTGCGTCACATTATTGATTCTAGCTTCGAtacatttttacattatttacaCGCACACATCCTCACACAAACTTCCGTTCAGAAGTGAGTTTTTTAAGTTTGGATGATTTACTAGCACGTTCCAACAACTTGTGTCGCTTGCGCTCTGGTGCATATTAGTCTATTCTATTTTTGCTTTCTCGATTTAAATAATATTGAGTACATTGCTTCTGTCTGTCTTTCTCTTCGTTAACAGTTTTGTTCCACTGGGAATGCAGTTGTCGTTGAGTTTTGCGCTTTTCATATGCTTGTGGTTCTTGGGGTGCGAACAATGTACAATGAAGGGCATGCTTTCCTTTGAACCTCATCCGCCCTTCTAAGTTAACCTATTCCTAAATCTTAGTTGTACAGTAGCAAAACACAACACTAAACAAGGAACTATTTACTCTGTAAAATACTAGCCCTAACTAACCTTACAATCCTATCCCCACTTCATCTGTAGATCCACAGGATTAAAAACTCTATCTGGCGATGGAAGGTCTGCCTGATTGACTGATCCTGAAAtagttattttatatttttcgtttttatttaaacttttCCGTTGAGTTCATTTTTTGCGATATAGTTTagtaagtttgtttttttgtgtgtgtaaatGTTCATCCTAACTAGCCCAATACTGGCTAGAGATCGTAAGCACATCACCGCTTCCCGTAAGGTTCCGCGGTTCGTTCGCTCAAAGTACAAAAAGAGCGTCCCTTCACGACACGAGCAATGTGTGACACGTGGTTCCGTTGCGATGCTTTCCCTAACTCAAGTAGCGCTCCCTTCTATACAACTCTTCGTCTATAATGGCCTAAAACCTATCCTAGAGAGGCAGAGACAGGGGAAAACACAAATTTGACTCCTCGCTCGATTCACTTATTTAATATCACATTACATTTAACTGTGCTCCGCAACTATTCCCCAACCGCAAACAGTTACTTTCGCAAACGTTGAGCCAACCTAAGCCGAGGCTGTCCGAGCTTAAGCTTGTAGCATCGGTGACCCTTGCCCTTTAACTCGTGCTGCTATTAATCATAAGGAAACCCTCAATGATTGCAAACGTCTTCTCGCCATCGTTTGgtggtttaaaattttgtgCGTTCGATGAAGTAGGCCACGTTTTGCAAATTCTAACTCAAAATGGCAGTTACAATCTTTCGGCCCTCTTTTTATTTGGATCCTATGTTGACCATTTCCGCACTGCTTCGGGCGACCGGTTAATTGCACAGCAACGAAAAGCTTAAACGTTTGGTTCGTACGTTCTCCCTCACGCAATCGTCAACCAGGTTGGGCTGAGTCGTAGTCTCGAATTGCTTCTCTACAGTATCttgtaaatgaataaatatttacaacAAGCATTGGGATAGatcagagagaaagagacacAGGCATTAACAAAAAGCGAAGCGCGCTGGCGTATAATAAATTAGTTACTCatgtataaaaataaactaataaaataatgaacatTGATCTCTTCGCTCTCCGTCGCTTTTGAGCTAGCTCTCGGTCTGCCGATCTATTTGTTTGAGTACGTTCCTATCTACTCCATAACTGGCGACGAAACAGTTGATTAACTAACGACTCCACTACACGTGCACCGTCAGGACATCCGATTCGGGCGCCAGGGGCATACTGCTCGGAAGCATCGAGGGAGCATCCACGACCGTCGCGATCGCTCTCGTGCTCCCGCTGGCCCCGGTAGCCGACGGAACCGTAGTCCCGCTCGTCTCCGATGCCGTGTGATCGTTGATCGACCGCTTGCCAAAGTCCTTGTGCTGGCAGTCCATCGCACCGACACTGTTCTTCGTCATGATGTCGGCGTTCTGCGTTTTGTGCAGCAGTATGTGCGAGTTTCGGTTGGCCGCTTTCTGCTTGTCCGGATCCTTCTCGAACTCGGCCCCGTCGGGCGTGCAGGGTGGATAGAGCTGTTGCGACCGGTGCACCGTGCTCGGACCGGCGATCTGATTCATTTCCGGTGCCGGGTTGAGGCTGAGCTCCATGGCGCCCCGCAGCGAGCTTGAGCTAGCTTTCAGCGGGTTGGCGTAGCGGCGAAAGTTTTCCTCGTTCTGTAGATTGTTGGACTTTTCCTCGTCCATGCCGCGCGACAGATCCAGGTGGGGCGACAGGTTCGTACCGGAGCCGTTATGTGAGTGCACCTTCTGGCGCCAGAGCAGCGCCACAAAAGCCCCGAGGCAGAGGGCCACGATTGCGATGCCAAACCCGACCGCTATCAGGTAGTTGGAACCGTTTGAGCCCTCGTTCACTAGCGCCGTTTCGACCTTCACCTCGAGAATGGAGGTAAGCGGGGCGGCCTCGACGAGGTCCGCCTGAAATGAGTCATTCTGGACGCCCTGCTGGCGGGAGAGAATTTCCGCCAGTAGTCGCACCGCTTCCGATAGGCTGGCCGCCCCTCCGACGGGATCGGTTGGTGTTGACTATATTGGAAGGGAGAAACGAAATCGGTATCAGTATCGCATACTGAGGGAATTCAGGCCGTCCGTACTCACCAGTGTCACTTCAATCGTGTCGTTCGTTCCAGTTTTGAGATCACATAATACCACAATGAACACCGACACGTCGAAGGATGGGCTTTTGACGAGCTTTTCGCCAAGCTGAAGCCGCAGCAGATGGCAGAGACCATCGACGGAGGTGCCCCTAACCAGGCGGTTCAGCTCGAGCAGGATCGATACACGGGAGCAGACTGTACCGAGTGTTGCCTGAGAGGAGAGAAGAATTAGGTTAGAATTGCAAATTGAATATATTTATCGTTGAAATTTATAGGTTCTTAATGTTCAAAAGTGAAACCGGTAAATATCTTATATTGTTTGTCTCTACTTCAAACTAACTAActgtatgtttttaatttgttttgtaatttaaaattttcagttGTAGTATACAACTACGTAACTTATTTTGGctatgataaattaaaatgtaatttccAATAAATTGTTACACATCCAACTTcatatcattattattattattattattaagttTTGGTTTGAACGGCCAGCCCGTATTAATTATATCATTAGAacgaattgaaaataaataaatatatattgtTTCATCGCCTTACATCTTTACATGATAAAGCTTAAAATTTGACAATGAAAGTTGCTACTGTGCGTAGATAGTtataataaatgtttaatttacttGAGTATAATTgaatatattgaaaaaaatatattgataATTGAATTGAGTATATAAACACTTAGTTTTaagaaataatataaaataaaatattaaaggtACAAAATTCATGTTTACCTGATTGGGCCAACAGTCGGTCGGAGCCGGGATTTTCGGTGGCGCGACACGCCGCGATGGCTCGAACGTCCGGCAGTCGCCCCGGGGGCGGCAAGGAGGCGTAAGGCAGGACTCCTGCGACGTCGGCACGCACACCTGATGGCTTTCGCAGGCTGGCGCCCCACTGGACTGGTTTCGGCCGAGACAATTGCTCAGACCGCACCAGAGGTTCGAGCAGCGGGGCTTGCCGTTCACGCAGATGCACGAGTTGCAGCTACTTTCGTCCGGCATATTCACCGGGGATGAACTGGTACTTCCGGTGGCACCAGGACGACcgctgctgctactactgctgcCGCCACCggccggttttcccacgccgGAAGATGTGTCGCTCGTGATTAACGGATCGTACGGCGAGTTGGTGGTTGAGTTGGAGCACACGGACGATGGATCGGAGAGAACTGCGGTCAAAGAACCATAAAatgagttttaaaatttaaacatacATATTAAagcaaaaatggaacaaaaacaaagaaggaaaaaggttGGCGATTAATCGATTAATCAATACAAGATTAATTGTGACGATAGTTGGATTAGTTGAAGGTACAATTTTACTCTAAACCGGAACAAATTTAATccgttattttaaaattagggaaatgatttttgtttgtgtatgaAAGAGTTTTCAAGAAAAACTGTAGTAAGAAAAGGCTTTAAGTAAATTAGTAATACTTACGGATCTCACACCGCACACCCCGCCGACCGACGGGACAAATGCAGGTAAACCCTCCGATGCCGTCCTTGCAGGTGGCCCCACCCAGGCACGGCTGCGGCGAACACTCGTTCACATTGATCCGGCAGTCCGGGCCGGAGAATCCCTTCGCGCACACACACCGGAACCAGCCCGGGCCCGACTCACAGCTGCCGCCGTTGTGGCACGGCTGGCCCTGGCACTGGTCGAGCGGTTCGCTGCAGAACGCCCCGCCCCAACCGAGGGCGCAGCGGCAGTGCGGGGCACCGCCGAACTGCGACGGTATGCAGGAGCCCCCGTTGAGGCACTGACCGGGCGAACACTGCACCGCCCGCTCCGTGCACGTTTTCCCCGCCCAGCCCGGCTGGCATTCGCACGAGTAGTCGCCCTCGCCGTCCACGCAGATGCCACTGTTCTGGCAAGGATTCGAGGTGCATTCGTTCACATCTgggaaagtaataaaaaaaaggttagtGAAAGGTTCTGCTTTCGTCCAGCAGCGCTTGGAGGCCTCTAATGATACTCACTGTGCTGGCAGAAAGGGCCTGTAAATCCGCTCTGGCAAACGCAGCTAGTTCCCATCGGACCGGGTTCGCATTTTCCGCGCCCACTGCAGGGAACCGGCTCAAACGGGAGCGTCACCATCGTGTCGTTGTTGGTCGATGGCATCAGACATCCTGCttctgcaaaaaaaacagacaaaaaccaaaaaaccaacataaaTATACAGGCCATTGAGACAAAGTGGTTAACTCTCTTTTTTCGCCTCAAAATTAATCTCATCCGAACCTAATATGTTTGAAGTTGAGGGTAATTATATTCTCTGTCACTTTACAGCCGTTagtattttcaaacgaacaaagcatagaaaaatgtgaaaaaattggcaaatgaaggaaaaaagggttATAGAAGAATCATcagagaagaataaaaaaccaacaaacaaacagaagtgAACAATCAAACCGTAAAACGCAAACGATGCAATTAGGAGGTGTCCGAGATAAATGATGATTGTTAAATGGAAGAAATGAATTTATAGAATCTGCAATGCTCGTTCGGATTGTTAAGGGGTTGGTTTGCTGGCCTAGGTTTTGCTGCGCCCCAAATGCCACGCTGCAACTGCAACTACCAACGTGTTCGCCGTGGTCTGAGGCATTTTAATTACTTAATCAAAGTTCTTTCTCGCCCGTGGGGTGCCCCTTTTCCACCTCTTGTGCTCTTGGtgcggtttttgtttcgttgatTAAATAGCCCGTTTTTCTTTGGCCCATTTGTCCCTAGTCGGGTGACGGTATTTTCTTCCCGCTAGGATCTGGCACGATTTCTCTGGCCGTTTTCCACGCTACGTCCCCGTCAGCGGATTCGGGCGCTCGGTCTGGCATTTAACACGAGCTTCCCACCTTCCCAGCTTTCGACGCACATGTTGTTTGCACAAacaattttccttcgtttcttgcctctttgtttttcgttctcgtCTCCACCTTCTCCCCTTGCTTCTCTCTGTTCCCACCGCCCTGAGATCCTTTTCCGGATGGGCTGACAAAAAAAAGGCCCAGCTCCCGGGAAACGGGGGTCTCATTTATAAGATtctgatgttttgtttttccctcgcaCCTTTCGGTCGTTCATCCCGGCAATCCCTCCCCATGAGGCAACCGACAAACATCGTTAAATGTAAAAATgcttgatttttcaatttacattAATAAAGTGAGTGAATTCTGGCATTCTTGGTGTGGGGATTcctattgttttgctttgcttgtttgttcctAGCCGGGGTGGAATGAGCAGCCGCAAACCCCTGAAGGTGTGGGCATGGTTTGGAGGTATTCAACCGGTCTATCTTAGAAAGAAAAGCGACATAGCTATAAGCACTGAATCCCCGGGAACAGTTTTCGCGGTGAAGAGTCCTAAGTAGCTGCTGTTTGAAATACTCAAATCGGTGgagaaagttgtttgttttcaattgaagATTCCCGAAAAAAGTACCGCGAAAGTATTGGGGTGGGATGAAAGAAATTCCTAACGAAACGAGAAAGGCGGGAATGGACATCATGGTGTCGTTGCATTGTGACTTCTTCGCAAGCAGTCTCTTGGATGGCCATTGGCTTTGGTAAACAACAATGTGGCTTTTTTCCTCGCCTTAGAATCAACGCAGTGCAATGAAGCCGTGACAAATATTGGCCGTAATCATTAATTTATCTTCATCTTCCCTAAAGACCAAGCCGAGACGGATGGAATCGGACTTCGGGGGATGTCGCTattcggaaagaaaaaagaataatttcACCGTCGCATCATACCCAGCACCAACTCCATCCGGAACTCGGTTGATGGCCGGTAGTGTGCCACGTTTGAGCAGCTTCTCAAACCGGACgattgcttcctttttttgccgGTTTGGGATGCTCTGCGAGATCATTTGGTCATTTGGCGTTGGTGCGCGAAAGAGGAGCCACCCATTCTCTCGCAAAGTTCCAACGGATGACCCCGGCGAAACGACCCGCCGTTCCTGCCGTTGGTGAAGGCATAAATAAGTTGTAAACAATTTATCAAATCAAAAGgaacaagaagaaaaccacgtaggaagaacaaaaaaaaaacaggggaaAAAATGCTGATGCTGTACTTATTATCCCTTTCCCGCTCGGTTCGCTCGGGAGATgtcttttttcgttcctttcttttgaaATTTGTATCTCCATTTTCCCAAACGTCGCCATCGCCGCGAAGCTTTGCTTCTGGAGCTGGAAGGCTAAGGGCTGGAtgggggaagagaaaaaaaacagggaacccTGAAAGGAACCGTTTCGTGTTCGTCCCGCGACGACCGTTGCTCGCGACTTCGTTCTCATTCTTCCCCACGCCCTACTCCCGGGGCAATACAAGAAAGAACAGAATCCACCAACCGCGGAGGAGAAAAAAGTTCCATTAATTATACAAATATCGTCCGGCGACTCCGGCCCGGCACACCCCGTTCCTCGCTTCGCTCTGTCCCCAGCGACTGACTCTGGGGCGAAGCTTGAAGTTTGAAAGCAAGATAAGCTGAACCGAATGGGAAGAGAACCAGCATCAGCATCGAAGACGACGGGCAGGCTGAAGAAAAGCTCAATCATAATGTCATTATTCTTCGATCGCTCCGAGGCTCCGGACAAACCTGTGCAGCATGCGTTCCACTTATGCTCGGGGACACTGTGCGAGCCATGCGCGGGGGAAGGTGGGCGCTGGGGGGAGGAGGGCGGCAAACGCGAGCAGATTCTAAATTTGTATCGGCATTGTATTAATTACCGAGGCATTTAGGAGCCTAATTATTCATCATGCATACGCTCGgtttgcgtgcgtgtgtgagaGTCCTCAGCCAAGCCATTAGTCATAGCCGCAGCCCTGGAGTGCGGGCCCCGGAGCGACTCCTTCCGAAAGCCATTTGTTAGACTAGTTAGCATAAGTGATCAGTCGTTTCGCTCCTCTGAAGCCCGGGTTGGTGCCGAAGCTTTTTACTTCTCCCAATTTTGTTTCTCCGTTGTATTCATGCCCGTTTTGTTGATGTATAAGCGATGTGGGTAAGCACTGGAGGATCATTACGGATCGTCGGTTTTCGGACTTTCGGTTTTCGATGAGaaagagaattaaaaaaagaaaaatccatcGAAAAAGGGTGCATTGTTGAGGATCTAAACACTCGGTCGAAGGGTACTTTACATTGGTTTATCATTTATACAAAATAATGCAACATCAAAATGCGGTCACCATtgggggaaatggaaaagaaaatcttgtGGAGAAAGTTTAACCGCGCGCGTCGGGATCTCACCAGATCTTTAAATGTTGCTAATGGATgatcttttttccttcaacctGGTGGTTGTACATGGGAACGGTTCGCTTCATTACGCCCATTTGCGCCATTCAACAGTCCAAAGGACCAGCGGTACACAGTGCCGCTGGAAAGCGCCAGGATCAAAGGGAAATTAGTCCAATAAAACCGCACCTTCTACGGTTAATCCACCCAATTTAGCATCTATTTTGATTCTGCCTATTTCGTTGTATTTCCCGACTTCCAATCAACGGCATCAAGAAGCTAAACGTagcaaaaaaacacgaaatcaTCGCGGTTCTTGGCCATTTGCCATCTAATTACGTTTGCGGACAACGCACGGTCGCAGCTGAGCGTGGAAAACATTTGCCTATTCATCAGTCGATTCAGAATTGGTGAGACGCTCGGGCGCTGCTCTTTCGTCCCGTTCCACAGCTCACCCGTTCTTAGTTAGCGATATCCTGCGTTCCTTGGAGTAAAATCAGTACGATTTCCCCTCCCCCAGCGCAACACATTTACCGCCACGAACAAAGCGTGCCCGGTTAATAGGGAAACGGTTCCGCTTCCTTCTCCTTGCGCTCGGGGTGCAAATCAAAACGTTCTCATTTAACTGACAATCAATGTAGCGTCAAAGGGACGCTTCTTGTCAGCACAGGGCGGCCCTTCTGGCGCGCTGATGCCATCTGCCGATGCGATACTGCCCTTCAACGGGAGCGGAATGGGGAGTGCAGGGCAAGCCTTAATTACGTGTATGGCACACCGAACGCCCGACTCCCGGTTCAGCGATATAATGGCCACGCTGGAGAGCCGTTTCTGTGCGAGCGATTTCGCTGCCTTCGTTCGCCCCCAACATTCTTTCTGTGGTCTATAGCACAGTGGGATAGAGGATGGAGTTTTGGTTTGGCATGTCaacatcaaataaaatcataatttttcataatcgtaggaataataaaatcaattaaagaAACGATTCTACGTTACGTTAGAAATAATATGCACATTTTACGTTCCAATAATTTATAATCTGATGCACTGTTCGAAATTGTAAGAACAGTTTGAAATAACATTCGAACACCTGAAGGAGTTTCGTTGAAAAGCTACATCTAATGACATTTAACATTATATATTCCATTTGGTTGGTTTTGAACCTCCTGTTTGGAATATAAATTAATACTCTGCATTATTTAATaacataatattattttttttaaaagcaaattcTTATACAACAATATTATTCATGTTTATTCTAGTTGGAAAAGACTCCTTTAATTGATCCCTTATTTTAAATCCATGCGTAAAAACTAAAGTTCTgtcattcagattcagattcatgattctgaatgattctttgtgttttagagattcataaACCTtttaatgagagattcatgaatcccaaaaatTCATCAACTGAAAACTAATGACCAAAACATGGGTCGAGGCCCCTGTTTTTTATTGGTCGCATGATCCAGCctaatgaaagaatcatgaagattcattatgGGTTCATAAACGTTTCAATAAattccaaaagattcatagcaaaaaatctcgccaaaagattcgtaaggcacaacactagtaaAAACCATTTTCTCTGAACACCAGATAAGATCGACTGAGTGATAGATACCACCCGAAATGAATCGTTTCTGGCAGGATTTTTAAAGTTGTCAACATGCTCCAGTATGATCCATATAACGATATTGAATATATAAAAAGTTATCAGGCAATAACGTCCCCTAAATGCCTTTGGTTGACCCACTGTGCACAGCGGGGAAAAAGTAATCGGTTCCGTTTGGTAGCGGGCCCCACAGTGTGTCAGTGTGATGCGTCTTCTGACACGTTGCTGTGCTCTGATCGCCGGTGCATCAGTCCCTTGGAGGAGAAACGCTGGGAGGAAGTTGTTGCAATTTTGCCGTTCCGTGGTTTTAACGAGTGCCTACGATCGAGGCATACGATGTTTGCTAACGCCATCGACTCAACCCACCGCTTGTGCGGTGGGAGAGAGATTTAccggaaaatttatttattacttcCATTCAATTTATCTAAATTTCATATTTACATCCCGTTTAACCGGCAGCTGCTTCCGTCGCCCTCCGCCCCGGTGTAATAATGAGGCGCGGCATCGGTGCATAATTGCATTGGATCGTATCGAGCTGGCTCCTATTAGACTTCTGGTGCAAAAAACGGGCGCTGCTCCGAACATGAATAGGCACTCCCTCCCGGCTTTCGGCTTTCGGCTTTCGGTGTTTCCCAGTTCGGAAACACATCTCCCCACGTGTTCAGAcggtggtggaggaaaaaaaatgtgtccaCCCCTTTTGCTTGGGATTCAGGAAGCGGTACATCGTTCTCCCACACGTTCGCCCGTCCCCATCTGACTCATGGCTCCGCTCCGTTTGATTCCGACGCCGTCGAACGTGGGCGAACAGTTTTCGGTTTCTGATTTAGGAGCCCCGCGTGGATGCTACCGTTTGTGCGAAACCACGATTTCCGATGTCACGCGGTTTCTCGCGGCGGTAAGATGGAACTCAAAGGGAGGCAacagtgaaaaaagaaataaaagcagATGGAAGTTGCGACTGCTGGTGGATGTGTCGGTCGGTTCCACCTCCAATTATTGCGCGCTGACAACATAAGTAGTGATTAATAGATGAGAACAACCGGGGGAAGGAACATGTCGTTCGCCGAGGCTCGTCGCCGAGAGTGTGACTAATAATGCTGTCCCAATAGTTCCGTGGGGGTAGCATCGGTtcgtcgtcttcttcttctgcttgttTTCCCCGAGAGAACGGGGCTGCAACGGGTGCGCTTCTTTGCCGTGGGCCGAGTAATTGGGCAGGGCAGCAGCATTGTGAAGTCTGCAGTGAGGCTTATGAAATTCAAATCATTTCCCACGTTTGCCGGCAACGAAAACTACTCCCGAGAGTCCGATTGGCAACCGTTTCAACATCCAGCGCGGAACAcgggtgaaagaaaacaaaaaaaaaaaaaaacacaccacacATATTTAGGAATCCGATTCCCCATTTCTCTCTCCCGGCCCCGGTTTAATCCAATTAACACGCCACCGAAAGGCACTCCGAGGCCGGTCGCTTAA
This window harbors:
- the LOC131285012 gene encoding uncharacterized protein LOC131285012 → MSSKLEVTLDDKSPVCYQACPFRISSQVTVVDDSEEFVRPENPLNQLASEPDGSAAHQVSNIEWYRSRSHAFGTTRFTCIESLLKAAELQPSEIIKLDFNGCGYTNLHVQIALDTLLNRIRPQCLTELRLCRNRLFNRSLAQVLGNVLQEFQTIVHLSVSFNTLDDDCVGILGDALSNSGVRSFEASHCQITDKGGSLFLTAMAYSDCIENIQLSWNHIGMASGVALGKFLSVQRSLVELNLSGNHLYPESQSIVPLLQGLIGNEVLESLDLSWNGIRGEDFGRVLAKAVPQSKLKRLNLEHNLLATDEMMFVVRMLKKSETLVELRLGGNFFEEEPSQEIVRTAGRHASLVLLSFGRFHFVSQRTAKLCEFFKRKTSSKQFVYQGVLLANPPRPVDVQDMLLERCRFLAMKPKKANLKRDIGHLMLQFREQENAILTRDEFLLAVKQFRVKLDRALIEALMDAFAVQKGSVDTRTMAGKYLIRHPTDPPVKAPKPTKGNSKKKK
- the LOC131289781 gene encoding protein serrate; amino-acid sequence: MGIGDLCSWTSVVVFLTAISMVSSSGFFELQILEISNTNSHLLSGYCCGLPPEKRQTQTTGCPACATAFSLCLKEYQGTTSSVQQQQQQLKQPSAAIEPQASGLYGCAFGNASTPVLGGSSFVLTDPEVGGITLPFTFRWTKSFTLILQALDMYNESYSISERLIDETSYSGVVLPSHDWHTLDHIGKSARITYRVRVQCADNYYNTTCTTFCRPRNDQFGHYTCGKEGNKVCLPGWQGANCEKAICKPGCDQIHGKCDQPGECECRPGWRGPLCNECMVYPGCRHGYCNGSAWQCICDTNWGGILCDQDLNYCGTHEPCMHGGTCENTAPDQYRCTCAEGLSGKRCEIVEHPCAPQPCKNGGTCALTGSEKSPSVPSSTVASIVVRGMRGMSSMGKPFGRGGGGAPGAGGGPSGSASSGDDSKEQSGKSGGSSTSSSASGSSNGPQPMKDFVCTCAPGWTGPTCEINIDECADAPCQNGGTCIDLIGKFRCECPPQWTGDTCQNDVDECDTNVASGLGPCINAESCRNLPGSFQCTCQDGWGGPTCATNLNDCIDKCQNGATCIDLVNNYYCNCAVGYTGRNCGTDINECANYPCRNGGECVDQIGNFKCICPLGFSGTLCEEAKDHCVSKPCTEGQCLNTPGGYYCHCPPGRAGRHCEFPRAPCDKGGPCANEAGCLMPSTNNDTMVTLPFEPVPCSGRGKCEPGPMGTSCVCQSGFTGPFCQHNVNECTSNPCQNSGICVDGEGDYSCECQPGWAGKTCTERAVQCSPGQCLNGGSCIPSQFGGAPHCRCALGWGGAFCSEPLDQCQGQPCHNGGSCESGPGWFRCVCAKGFSGPDCRINVNECSPQPCLGGATCKDGIGGFTCICPVGRRGVRCEILLSDPSSVCSNSTTNSPYDPLITSDTSSGVGKPAGGGSSSSSSGRPGATGSTSSSPVNMPDESSCNSCICVNGKPRCSNLWCGLSNCLGRNQSSGAPACESHQVCVPTSQESCLTPPCRPRGDCRTFEPSRRVAPPKIPAPTDCWPNQATLGTVCSRVSILLELNRLVRGTSVDGLCHLLRLQLGEKLVKSPSFDVSVFIVVLCDLKTGTNDTIEVTLSTPTDPVGGAASLSEAVRLLAEILSRQQGVQNDSFQADLVEAAPLTSILEVKVETALVNEGSNGSNYLIAVGFGIAIVALCLGAFVALLWRQKVHSHNGSGTNLSPHLDLSRGMDEEKSNNLQNEENFRRYANPLKASSSSLRGAMELSLNPAPEMNQIAGPSTVHRSQQLYPPCTPDGAEFEKDPDKQKAANRNSHILLHKTQNADIMTKNSVGAMDCQHKDFGKRSINDHTASETSGTTVPSATGASGSTRAIATVVDAPSMLPSSMPLAPESDVLTVHV